Sequence from the Gloeocapsopsis dulcis genome:
TTAAATAAATTCTCCCCCAGCTTCCCCAGCTCAGCCATATGTAGCAACCTTAAAGCAAAACGATATTACCCCCATACCCTCAGCTTAGCTTCCGAGTCCGACAAGTGCCAGTGCAATTACGTTCGGTTGTTTGTCAAAGCTGCTGTGTGATATCCGTACTTTAAATTAGAGGGGTAGAGAATCAAGCAATCTAGATCTTCTGTGAGTGTTGGTGGAGCATCTCGCAGTTGACGGTGCATTCGCAGCACAACTTCTTCTGGTACAATGCGATCGCGTCTTTTATTGCGTGCTAAACACAGCCAAATTGGGGCATCAACCCATACTCCAGTAATGTAATTAAAGCCACTAGCACGGGCAAGGGTAATAACTTCGCGTCGATGGCGACGCTGAGCATTCGTAGCATCATAAATTGCTTCAGTGGCAGTTCCTTGAGAAATTTGTAGCACAGTTTGCTGAAATTGAATTTGGATTTGACGCCAAATCACTAACCAAGGTCCTTGTATGCTTTCACTGCCAAATAACTGTTGACGCAGCATATCGCTAGAAATCAGCCGCCGACGGGGATCTTCCGCCAGCAGCTGTCGCGCTAGTGTTGATTTACCACTACCTGGTAATCCAATCAACAAAATTAGGGAACGAGTTGTGATTGATAAAGAGTATTGACAATCCATCTTATCGCTCGCTCCGGACTTCGTCCCGCTAAACGCTAACGCTCCTCACCCCTCACCCCTAAATTACCGTACCATCAGGAATAACTGCATTTTTCAGCACAACAGTAATACCACTGCGAATGTAAAATCCTTGAGCTTCGCGTTCTGCCTCTTCTACGCGATCTTTGTTGATAATCTTGACATCACAACCAATACGCGCATTTTTATCGACAATTGCCCGCCGAATTGTTGTATTTGCACCGATTCCTAAAGGAGTCATGCCATCATTGCAGTCTGATTGCCTTTCGGCGAACGGTTGATAAAAGTCTGCTCCCATAATTAATGAGTCTTCAATCGTGCAACCAGCTTCAATCCGGGCACGTACACCTAAGATTGAATGGTGAATGTGACATTTTTTTAAAATACAACCATCCCCTACAATTGATTCGGTAACTTGGCAATCTAAAAGTTTACTAGGCGGTAGATAACGCGCCCGCGAGTAAATTGGAGCATGTTCATCGTAAAAGCTAAATTCTGGCTGTGGTTGGCGTGTTAAAGCCAAATTAGCATCATAAAATGCCTCAATAGTTCCAATATCTTCCCAATAACCGTCAAATAAGTAAGCTTGAACGTTGTAGTCTTGAGCAGAAGCAGGAATAATTTCTTTCCCAAAATCCGTTTGTTCTTGAGATTGTTTCAAGAGTTTGATGAGGACGTCTTTTTTAAAAACGTAAATTCCCATCGATGCAATATATGGCTTTTGTTGCGCTTGATCTGCTGTTAATCCCAAAATACTGGTATCAACTTGCATCTGACGCAATGCTTCACCTTTGGGCTTTTCGCTAAAATCAACGACTCGTCCAGAATCATTGATTTTCATTAGTCCAAAATCAGATGCGCGGCGCTCATCCATTGGTACGACCGAAAGCGTAATATCTGCATTGGTATCGCGATGTCTTTGGACGAATAAGCGATAATCCATGCGGTAAAGATGATCGCCAGATAAAATTAGGTACTCATCAGCATCCCACTCTTCCAATAGCCAAATATATTGGCGGACTGCGTCTGCTGTCCCTTGAAACCAGTTGGGGTTTTCTGGCGTTTGTTGGGCTGCTAAGACTTCTACAAAACCTTCGGTAAAACCCGAAAAGCTATACGCACGAGCGATATGACGATTGAGTGACGCCGAGTTGAATTGTGTCAGAACGTAGATTTTAAATATTTCTGAATTAATACAGTTACTGACAGGAATATCGATTAAGCGATACTTCCCTGCCAATGGTACTGCTGGCTTGGCACGTAGCTTCGTCAGTGGATAAAGCCGCGTACCTGCACCGCCCCCCAAAATAATCGCTAGTACTTTTTTCACAAAAAATCCTCCCAACTGCCATTCAATTCCCAAGTACAGTGTAGGACTGTGTGGGACAGCTGGTAAGGGGGAAAATCACAATATTGGAATTCATCAGGATAAGGGGCGAGGGGTGTAGGGCTTTGCCCTTCAAGGGAGAGTGGGGTGAGAAATAGAGAAGAATCAGAAACACTTGCCTTTATGGGCATAAAGAATGTGAGTGCGAATAAATTTACCGCTAGACAAACCGTATACACCTCCGTGAACTTATTCATCAGACTCTTACTTATAGTGTGCGCTCGTCAACTTTGTTTGAGTAGCCCCTGCATGAGTCTAAGGACATCTGTGATTTACGCAAGAAGTTTATCAAATAACCAGAAATTATGACTTTTCGCGTTTATTCAAGACTGATTTCCATCTCTAGCTAGAACCGCCAAACTATGTAGTATCTGTACCTTGTCAATGAAGGACTAGGGAGTATTTATGCTGATTCAAACCCCAGATTGGGTCAAGCACGCTGTTTTTTATCAAATTTTTCCAGATCGTTTTGCTCAAAGCAAGCAACCACACAAGCGATTATTGAAAAATGCCTCGTGGCAAGATTGGCATGAGATGCCGACACTCCAAGGTTACAAAGGTGGCGATTTGTGGGGTGTGACCGAACAGCTAGACTACTTGCAGAATTTGGGGATTACCGCCATTTACTTTACCCCCATCTTTCAATCAGCAAGTAATCACCGCTATCATACGCACGATTATTATCAAGTTGATCCCCTATTGGGAGGCAACAGCGCATTTAAGGAACTATTAGATGCTTGTCACGAACGCGATATGAAAGTTGTTTTGGATGGCGTTTTTAACCATTCAAGTCGCGGCTTTTTCTTTTTCCACGATGTCTTAGAAAACGCTCAACATTCCCCTTGGGTCGATTGGTTTAAAATCCAAGATTGGCCTTTGCATCCCTATGATGAGAATTTTCCAGCGAACTATGGTTGTTGGGCAGGAATTCGGGCGCTACCAGAGTTTAATCATGATAACCCAGAAGTACGCGAGTACATTATGGAAATTGCCGAATATTGGATGAAGTTTGGCATCGACGGTTGGCGCTTGGATGTACCATTTGAAGTGAAAACACCTGGTTTTTGGCAAGAGTTTCGCGATCGCGTTAAAGCAATCAACCCTGAAGCTTATATTGTCGGTGAAGTTTGGGGCGATTCGCGTCAGTGGCTTGATGGTACTCAATTTGATGGTGTGATGAATTACTTGTTTGCTGGACCAACTATTGCTTTTGCCGCAAGCGATCGCATAGTACCTCAACAAGTTAAAGGTCCTTCTTATGAGGCATACCCCTCACTCTCTGCAACTGAGTACGCAGAGAAAATGCAGCAACTTTTGCAACTCTACCCGTGGGAAATTCAACTGACACAGTTAAATTTACTTGCCAGTCACGATACTGCACGGTTAATGTCAATTGCAGATGGCGATCGCCAAAGTGTCAAATTAGCAACGCTACTTCTTTTAACTTTTCCTGGTGCGCCTAGTATCTATTACGGCGATGAAGTCGGCTTACCTGGTGGTTTAGATCCTGATTCTCGTCGTGGTTTTCCCCTAGAAACACATTGGGAACGCGATATCTTAGAGTGCCATCGTCAACTGATTGCATTACGACATACTCACCCAGCATTACGCACAGGTACATACCGAGTTCTGTATGCAGAAGCTGGTATTTATGTTTTTGCGCGAATCTTGGAGAATGAAGAAATTGTTGTTGCTATTAATACTGAGACAACACCGGCAAATGTAGCTGTATTCACAAATGATTTGAAATCTCAACCAAATCAAGTTTTATATGGAGATGGCATTGCTCGATGGCATAGTGTAGGTGAATCGATTCAGATCAAGTTAAGCTTGCCTGAACGCTCTGGGTGTATCTTTGGTATATAGCAGGGTTCAGAGGTAAAATTTATTTGGGTCAATGATTCTGAGCATCTTGAGTGTCCTTATATTGACCATTGCTGTAGCTTAGATTTGTGTATCAAGAAATAAGGGTTTGGATATTGCCAAACCCTTACACTTAGATTGAATTACTAAATCCTACGAAATGGAATTTCCGGCTTGAGTTAGCATTTGACCGAGTTGCTGTGCTTTTGTACCAGCTTCGCCACCAGCGCTTGCAGCAGCTTCAGTCGTTTTGCTACCAACTTGCTTTAAAGCTTGCGCAATACCAGAAGCATTGCCACTAGCTAATTGGCTTTTTAGTTCACCCAAGGCGCTAGCAATTTCAGGTGCAGCGTCTTGCAATTGTGCCTGCCAGCTTTCGATGTTAGCCAAAGCAGCTTCAGCAGGAATCGAGGTTAAGCCACCCTGTAAAGCTGACATGGTGGTATCTAAGTCTGCTTGTGCCATGAATATTCACCTAAAGAAATGTTTTCTTAATCTATTGTAAAGAAGTATTGTTATTTATAAAAGATGATTAAGTTAAATTAAGTTTAAGCAAGCATAGTTAGTTCTAATTTTTATAGAGCATATACTCAGAAGTTCTTTTAATAAAAATAATTCTTAATAATTATCAGCTATGGCTTGAGTTCGCCCATTAGGAACGAATCAAGCACAGTTATGCTTTAGATAAGCAAAATTGGATCTAAATTTGCAATTTATGGCTGTTTACTAGGACACAATCGCCGTCAAGCGAATTGATTTTACTCTGCAGCAACTAAACCTGGCACGAGTACAGCATCAATGACATGAATAACACCATTATCTGCCAAAATGTCTGATTGCAAAACGTTTGCATCATTGACTTTAATCTTCCCATCAGAGGATTCAACTGCTACAACTGAACCTTCAACTGTTTCTGCTTCCTCAATTTGCATTAAATCTTCGGCTCTCACATCTCCAAAGGCAACGTGATACGTTACTATTCGCTTTAACTTGTGGTTATCTTGTAGCAAGGCATCGAGTGTTATTCCTTCAGGTAGGTTGTTAAATGCTTCATCTGTAGGTGCAAAGACTGTGTATGGACCAGGACTTTTGAGAATGTCAACTAAGTCTGTTGCTTTGATTGCTTCTACTAAAGTATTGAATGTTCCAGCATTAACCGCAGTTTCGATAAGATCAGCCATGATTGCAAGAGCCGTAATAGTGTTAAAATTCATTAATAAAATGAAAACATTTACTTAGCATCTATCAACAGAGAGGTTGTGGCAAATACCAAGATGACAGCAACTTGAAGCGTACTGATACACTAGGATAGATCCCCAGCACAAGATACTATGCTCAAGCGTTCCAAGTTCGAGACGACACAAACTCAAATTATGCATCGGGCAGAAGAACTCATCGGTGCAGCTTCTAACCGTTATCGGATTACAGTACAAGTAGCTAATCGTGCTAAACGCCGTCGTTACGAAGATTTTGATAATGTAGACGATCCGATGATGAAGCCAGTGATTCGGGCAATTATTGAAATGTCTGACGAGTTAACTCAACCGGAAATTATTGGGGAGTAACGGGTAGGCTGTGAAACGCAAGCGATCGCTGATGTTCGTCACTGCATTCGGGGTTGTGTGTCTAGTCGTTTTGGGTTCAGGACAACATAACTCAACTCAATTTGCATTTTTACAGCCGCCAGCGATCGCCCAAAGTGTTCGCATCAGCGATGCTTGGCAACAAGTTTATCAACAGCTACCTGATTTACCACTCGAAAACCAGTATGTCAGCCGACAAACTGGAAAAATCGATCCAGAAAACACCTTAGTGCGACGCTTGATTAGCTACCATACCTACGTCAAAGGGCGTCCGCCGAATTACCGACTTGATTGGAAGTTGACTTTGGCGGATTATCTCGGTGCGAACGAATGGATTCGGGAAGAAAGTTACCCAGGAAGCGATACACTGCGACAAAATCCCTTTATAGGCGATCGCACTGCGATTGAACGTCTCAACCGCGATCAGCGAAATGCACTAGTGCAAGCGCTAGTTAATGTTTTTAGTGGGGTTTCGGCTAATCCAGCTACTCCTACAACACCAAGCCCCGACACACCCCAGGGACTACCGCCGCAGCCAGGAGACGCACAACTGCTAAAGCCATAATCAAGTTATATGGAGCGTGTTGTCAAAAGTGGGACAGGTTGGCGCGTTGGTTGGAACCCTAGTGCTGCAAAGTATCAAGGTTTAGTTGGTACAAATGATTGGGCGATCGAACTGACATCTGCTGAATTTAATGACTTTTGTCGATTAGCAATACAGTTAGCAGAATCGATCGATCAAATTGCGGATGAATTGATGGAGGAAGAGAAGATTAGTTGTGAAGCCGAAAGTGATTTGCTGTGGATGGAAGTAACAGGTTATCCTCATGCTTACAGTTTACGCTTCATTCTTCATACAGGACGAGGAGTAGAAGGCAGTTGGACACCCCAAGCTGTTCCTAGTTTAATTCAAGCAATACAAATGATTCAGGTTTTCTAGTTTTAATTATTGCTCAACTGTGTTAGCATAAATATTCTTAACGGGGCGTAGCGCAGCTTGGTAGCGCGCCACTTTGGGGTAGTGGAGGTCGTGGGTTCGAATCCCGCCGCTCCGATTGACTAAAAACCCTTTCTATGCAACATATCAGCCTTCTCTAATACCATTTATTGTTATTGAGAGTGCGGAATTATCAATAAGTCTCGTTTAAAGGGTCATATTGGATCAATTAAGCTGCCCCAAATACCCCTACGGTTTCGTTGAAGGAGTCCACGAGCAAGACGATCTGGTTTGCATCGTCGTCTTCAAACACGCCATCCAAGCCTTTATGATGCAGATCCGTGAAGGGCGGCTCGTAGAGCAAGCCTGGGTCCATTACGCCGTTTTGGGTCAGGTGGTCGATGATGGTTTCTACAAAGCGAATTTGATTAGCGCTAAAGTTGCCGCCCTCTAGATACTGGGCAAAGGCAATTTTTGCGGCGTTACGGTCTAACCCGACAAGTTTACGAATAAACAGCTTGAGGTGCAGGTCCTTTCCAAAGACTTGCTCGAATTGCTCTCGACTCCCGATTTCTTCTGCTCCAAAGAGCATTTTTTCTAAAGACTCCAGATCCGTTTGGGTTAGGGGGGCATTGCGCTTAAGTTTGGCGATCGCAATGTGGTCTTCATGGTTGCGAATGTAGGCTTCGACCTTCTTACGATATTGGTAAGGACTGAAGCCCGTATTATGAGCGGGTACGTCAACCTCCTGGACTTCTCCAAGTTCATCCTCGAAGTCGGTGTAGACGATGCACTGCGCTTGGCGATCAATAAACTTAATCAGGTTCCGCAAGTGAATCCGTACATAGTCGATCATCCAGGGGGTTACATCCATCCACCAATCTTCTGCCTGGACTTCTTGGATCAGGGAGAGTTGATCTCTGACCATCGGAATGTCTTTCTCCTCAAGTTGGCTTAAGAGGTCTCGCACTTTGTCGCGTAGGCTGACAAAATCATTCGTGCGCTTCAAGATTGAGAGTTGGAGTTTGAAGCAGAGGAGATCAAATTCTTTGGCAAGGCGATTTTCAGTCAGCAGACCATTGGGAAGGAGTGCCAAGGAAACAGAAATCGCCTCCACATCGTCTTCATTAAGTTGGTTCCACCGCTCTCGATTGGAGAATTCTTCTACCGTTTGCAGGTGGCGGCGAACCAAGAAGTTTGATCGCTCCATTGTCGCTACGTGCTGATGGAGGTCGTCTAGGAGAGTATTTCGCAGTTCGGCTTGCTCCAAATCGTGGGTTGCCCCTTCGTTGTTCAATTGGGTTAGCTCGAGACGGGCTTTGACGAGGCGGGTTGTTAGGGTTTCGGGGAGCTTTTGGCTAGCTTCAGGGATTTGCTGGTTAAAGAAATCAAAGTTACCGCAGAGGTCAAACACCAAAAACTCTTGCTTATTGTCGCCTAAGCCAAAAAGATCTGGGCAAAGGCGAGTACCTCGCCCGATCATCTGGTTGAACTTGACTTGCGAATAGACGGGTTTGAAGAAAACCAGGTTGACTACTTCCGGGACATCAACGCCAGTGTCGAGCATATCTACAGAAACGGCAATGGTCGGCTCTTTATGGGCTTCGGAGAAGTCGTCTAGGAGATTCTGGGCGTAAGTGTTGTGGCTGTCGATGACTTGAGCGAATTTGCCTTTGTAGTGGGGGTAGTTGGCATCGAAGCGTTGAACGATGAACTCGGCATGATTGTGGTTACGGGCGAAGATAATGGTCTTACCGAGGCGATCGCCTCCGTCTACTTTTAGCCCTCGTTGCATCAGCAACTCTAGTGCCTGGTCTACAGTGCTGATATTAAAGAGCCACTGGTTCAAAGCTGCTGCATTCACTTGGTCAGGGATGGCTCCGGTGTCCTCATCTCTGAATTTTTCCTCGTATTCTTCCTGTTCTTGGGGTGAGAGGTCTGCGTACCTGACCCCTGTACGTAAAAACTTAAAGGGAACATCCACCCCCCTTGAGGGGACAAGGTAGCCGTCTTTGACAGCATCATCAAGTTCGTAGGCAAAAGAAGGTACTCCTGGCTCTAAGTCAAAGATGCGGTAGGTGTCTCGGTGAACTTCAGCTCGGGGGGTAGCGGTTAAACCCACCAAAAGAGCATCAAAGTATTCAAACAGGGCGCGATATTTCTTGTAAATCGAGCGGTGTGCCTCATCAACGACAACTAGATCAAAGTGTCCTGGACTAAAGAACCGTTCAGTTTCATCGGTGCGTCCGTTGTTTCGATTAATGCAGTTGAGCATCGTTGGATAGGTGGAGAGTACGACATTGGCACTCTCAACTGCTTTGTCTTTCGTTAAATTTATAGGAGTGACGGTGGGGAGATGGGTTTTAAAGGCACGGAAGGCTTGGGTGAGAAGGGCATTGCGGTCAGCGAGGAAGAGGACGCGCTTCACCCAGTTGGCTTTCATTAGTAGATCGACTAGAGCGATCGCAGTACGGGTCTTTCCTGTTCCGGTTGCCATCACCAGTAGGGCTTTACGTCCTTTCTTCTCGTCAAAGGTTTCAGTAATGCGGCGAATGGCTTCGGTCTGATAACTGCGCTCGACGATGCTGGGGTTAACTTGAACCAGATGGAGTCGTTTGCGGTGGGTACGGCGGAAGATGAGGCGTTCTAGTTCGTCTTTTTTGAGGAAGCCCTGGATCTCGCGGGGTGGATAGTTTAGGTCGTCCCAGATCCATTGGTCGTAGCCGTTGGTGTAGAAGATGATAGGACGCTGACCAAAGCGTTGCTCCAGGCAATCGGCATATAGTTTAGCTTGGTGTTTGCCTTGTGTCGAGCTAATTGTCGTGCGTTTGGCCTCGATTAGGGCAAGCGGTTTGCCGTCACTGCCCCAAAGTACGTAGTCTACTTTACCTTTACCCGTCTCGTTGGGCATCCCTTGGACTTCGTACTCTGTCCATCCAGCTTGTTCGATGTTCCAACCCGCTTCTTTGAGGAGTACATCAATTAGGTAGCGGCGGGTATCGGCTTCGTTGTAGTCGTGGGTGTCGGGAACGGCTTGGTTTTGCTGCTTGAGGGCAGCAATTTCTACTTTAAGGGTTTCCATCTGCTGCTCAGTTTGCCGTTGCCGTTCTTCGGCGATGCGGCGCATCTCGTCTGCTTGGGATTGGGCTTCTAGCGCCTGGAGTTGGGGTAGGGAGAGGTCAAGGCTTATGGATGTGTCAGGTTGGGGAATGAGGTGGCGCTCAAAGTTAAGGGAGGGGATATTTTTACCATCGGGGGCGTAGGAGCGGTAGAGCCAGTAAAGGAAGTGAAAGAGTTCTTGAACAAGGTGGAGGGCATCTTTTTCCGTGATACTGGTGGAGTCGTGAACAGCAACGTTCCCCATCTTGTGGATGGCGCGGATTTTGGGGAAGAGTCCTGTTTTTAGGTTGTCTTGAAAGGTTTGCTCGTGAATGAGGGCAGCAAGGTTGCTGTTGTAGGGAAGTTGGAGGTAGGGATCGTTGGCATAGAGCCAGTGAACAGCTTGCTCTAAGGTAAAGCGGGTATAGAAGCAGCTGGCGCGAGGGGCAGTATAGACTAAGCTCTCGGCGTGGGCGGCGTGTTCAAAGAGTTGCGGGTAGTGAGTGTGGAGAAAGTCAAAGTTCGATGCCATCTAAGCGTTTACCAAAGAACTCTTGATTTAGTATTCCCATAGTCAAGCTATCCTAACGTCACATCTTCATAAAGTCCTTCAAGTTTTCCCTCAAAACTAATACTTTCGAGCCGAAATGATGTTTGTTCCGGTCTATAAGACTGCAACACCCACAGCCCTTGTTCGTTGCGTCGAAAGCACTCAACTCGCTGCCGTTTGGTACTAATCAAAACGTACTCGCGCAGGCTCTCTATTTCTTGGTAATCAACAAACTTATCACCCCGATCAAAGGCTTCTGTCGAGTCGGACAAGACTTCAACGATCAGAGCAGGAAAGCGCTTATATGTGGAGGTTCCCTGGTCGTTGGGATCGCAAGTAACCATAACATCAGGGTAGTAGAACCGATTGAGTGATTCGATTCGCGCTTTCATATCAGAGATGTAGACGCGGCAACCGGAGCCTCGGAGGTGGGTGCGTAAGTCAGATGCAAGGTTGAGGGCAATGGTGACGTGGGGGTCGCTTGCGCCTGCCATAGCATAGACTTGTCCATCAATGTATTCATGCTTGACGTTACTTACATCCTCCATTTGGAGGTATCGGTCGGGGGTGAGATAGGGCTGTTGCGGGGAGGCAATCATGGTGAAAATTTCAAGTGCGAATTGATGCCAATCGCTGTATCTTCACTTCTTAAACTAATCTAAGTAGTAGCCGTAGGTGCTTAAGCAGTGCGGTATCGTTTCTGAACGCGACTCTCCACTAAAGTAGGCTTTTTGCTACGAGTAGGTTTAGATTGTGTTTGAGGCTTTGCCCAGTTACTGCGACGTTGCTTGGAGCGTTTACGATTCGGTTGCTCTGCCTCATCTGCTAGGGAGCTTGGCTCGTATCCTAGAACCACGTCTTTGGTAAGGGTCTGATTGAGCAATTGTTCGATGCTCTCCAAAAGTGGATATTCATCTTGGCAAACCAGAGAAACTGCTCGTCCTTCCTTGCCAGCGCGACCTGTACGACCAATGCGATGCACGTAGTCTTCTGGTACATTGGGCAGTTCAAAGTTTACTACATGAGGGAGCTGATCGATATCTAGTCCCCGTGATGCTACGTCAGTGGCGACTAATACCCGCACCTTGCCCTGCTTAAAATCGTTTAGAGATCTCATGCGGGCTGCTTGACTTTTGTTGCCATGAATCGCGGCTGTTCTTAGACCATCTTTAGCAAGCTGCTCTGCTAGACGATTAGCACCATGTTTCGTGCGAGTGAACACTAGCACTTGTTTCCAGTTGTGGAAACTAATCATGTAAGCAAGTAGTTCTCGCTTGCGATCGCGATCGACAAGATGAACGACCTGCTTCACTTGCTCAGAAGCGGTATTGCGGGGGGCAACTTGGATTAGGGTAGGAGACTTGAGCAGGGTGTTAGCAAGCTGCTGAATTGTTTTAGAGAAGGTCGCAGAAAACATCAGCGTTTGCCGAGATGAGGGCAACTTCGCCAGAATTTTGCGGATGTCATGGATAAAGCCCATATCTAACATCCGATCGCATTCATCCAGCACGAGTATTTCTATTTGGGAAAGATCGAGGGTCTTTTGCTCCAAGTGGTCGAGTAAACGACCAGGAGTGGCGATTAAAATATCAACTCCCCGACGCAGCGTTTGAATTTGCGGTCCAATTGCGATGCCACCATAGATTACTGCCGAGCGCAGGGACAGGTATTTACCATAGGTTCTGACGCTATCGCTGACCTGGGCTGCCAGTTCGCGGGTGGGGGTGAGGATGAGGGCGCGGGGGGCGCGATGTTCCTTACCAGGATGACCGATGCTGAGGCGTTGCAGTAGAGGCAGGGTAAAACCAGCCGTTTTACCCGTTCCAGTTTGAGCGCTGGCGAAGACATCTTGCCCCTGCAAAATGGCGGGAATTGCTTGCTGCTGAATGGGGGTTGGCTCGGTGTAGCTCTGATCGGCGACAGCACGAAGTAAGTCGCTCGAAAGACCGAGGTTGCGAAATGTCATTGATATAGTTGCTCCTAGTAATGCCCCCACCCCAAATCAAATACCTGGGACCAGTCTAAGAGCAAGAAATTTGTAGTTCAGTTGGATGGCTCGAACAAGCAAGTCCAATTTGCCAGTAACAGACCGGGATGTACTAGCAGATATTTATCTTAACAGAAGATGTCTATAAAGTGTCAGGTGAAGGTTAGCGATCGCCATTCTTATCACAGCGCCGTCCTGCCTTGAGGAATTTATCAAGTTCTGGTATCTTTACTCAGTTTGTCGGTCTTCTTAGCTCAGAGTTCTCCTCGAAAGGCTCTTTGGAGAAGGGAGTTGAAAAGTTTGTTCCCATCCTCGACGGCGTGATTAATCTGGTTATTTGTACTATGCACTTTGTCGTATATTGCTGAGAACTTTTTTTGTAAATTTAATGGTGGGTACGGTGAAGTGAATTTGAGGAGTGCAGGACGATTGATCTTTGGAATGTTTGTTCGGGCTGAGTGCTTTTCAGCATATTCTAAAAAAGTATTAGAACGCAGCAAGTAAACTAGATATTGAGGGTTAAGTTTAGCTTTATCTACTCGAAGAGGGTATATGTCTGCGCTGCAAACACCAATGAATCCTGGAATAACGACTTTGTTCAGGTAGGGTCGAATTTTAGAATAAAGCACGTCAGTTGGCTCAAATAAATATTTTCCACTTTGCAACCCAA
This genomic interval carries:
- a CDS encoding AAA family ATPase; its protein translation is MDCQYSLSITTRSLILLIGLPGSGKSTLARQLLAEDPRRRLISSDMLRQQLFGSESIQGPWLVIWRQIQIQFQQTVLQISQGTATEAIYDATNAQRRHRREVITLARASGFNYITGVWVDAPIWLCLARNKRRDRIVPEEVVLRMHRQLRDAPPTLTEDLDCLILYPSNLKYGYHTAALTNNRT
- a CDS encoding glucose-1-phosphate adenylyltransferase; translation: MKKVLAIILGGGAGTRLYPLTKLRAKPAVPLAGKYRLIDIPVSNCINSEIFKIYVLTQFNSASLNRHIARAYSFSGFTEGFVEVLAAQQTPENPNWFQGTADAVRQYIWLLEEWDADEYLILSGDHLYRMDYRLFVQRHRDTNADITLSVVPMDERRASDFGLMKINDSGRVVDFSEKPKGEALRQMQVDTSILGLTADQAQQKPYIASMGIYVFKKDVLIKLLKQSQEQTDFGKEIIPASAQDYNVQAYLFDGYWEDIGTIEAFYDANLALTRQPQPEFSFYDEHAPIYSRARYLPPSKLLDCQVTESIVGDGCILKKCHIHHSILGVRARIEAGCTIEDSLIMGADFYQPFAERQSDCNDGMTPLGIGANTTIRRAIVDKNARIGCDVKIINKDRVEEAEREAQGFYIRSGITVVLKNAVIPDGTVI
- a CDS encoding glycoside hydrolase family 13 protein; translated protein: MLIQTPDWVKHAVFYQIFPDRFAQSKQPHKRLLKNASWQDWHEMPTLQGYKGGDLWGVTEQLDYLQNLGITAIYFTPIFQSASNHRYHTHDYYQVDPLLGGNSAFKELLDACHERDMKVVLDGVFNHSSRGFFFFHDVLENAQHSPWVDWFKIQDWPLHPYDENFPANYGCWAGIRALPEFNHDNPEVREYIMEIAEYWMKFGIDGWRLDVPFEVKTPGFWQEFRDRVKAINPEAYIVGEVWGDSRQWLDGTQFDGVMNYLFAGPTIAFAASDRIVPQQVKGPSYEAYPSLSATEYAEKMQQLLQLYPWEIQLTQLNLLASHDTARLMSIADGDRQSVKLATLLLLTFPGAPSIYYGDEVGLPGGLDPDSRRGFPLETHWERDILECHRQLIALRHTHPALRTGTYRVLYAEAGIYVFARILENEEIVVAINTETTPANVAVFTNDLKSQPNQVLYGDGIARWHSVGESIQIKLSLPERSGCIFGI
- a CDS encoding fasciclin domain-containing protein, whose translation is MADLIETAVNAGTFNTLVEAIKATDLVDILKSPGPYTVFAPTDEAFNNLPEGITLDALLQDNHKLKRIVTYHVAFGDVRAEDLMQIEEAETVEGSVVAVESSDGKIKVNDANVLQSDILADNGVIHVIDAVLVPGLVAAE
- a CDS encoding DNA-directed RNA polymerase subunit omega produces the protein MLKRSKFETTQTQIMHRAEELIGAASNRYRITVQVANRAKRRRYEDFDNVDDPMMKPVIRAIIEMSDELTQPEIIGE
- a CDS encoding DUF1818 family protein, translated to MERVVKSGTGWRVGWNPSAAKYQGLVGTNDWAIELTSAEFNDFCRLAIQLAESIDQIADELMEEEKISCEAESDLLWMEVTGYPHAYSLRFILHTGRGVEGSWTPQAVPSLIQAIQMIQVF
- a CDS encoding DEAD/DEAH box helicase family protein, yielding MASNFDFLHTHYPQLFEHAAHAESLVYTAPRASCFYTRFTLEQAVHWLYANDPYLQLPYNSNLAALIHEQTFQDNLKTGLFPKIRAIHKMGNVAVHDSTSITEKDALHLVQELFHFLYWLYRSYAPDGKNIPSLNFERHLIPQPDTSISLDLSLPQLQALEAQSQADEMRRIAEERQRQTEQQMETLKVEIAALKQQNQAVPDTHDYNEADTRRYLIDVLLKEAGWNIEQAGWTEYEVQGMPNETGKGKVDYVLWGSDGKPLALIEAKRTTISSTQGKHQAKLYADCLEQRFGQRPIIFYTNGYDQWIWDDLNYPPREIQGFLKKDELERLIFRRTHRKRLHLVQVNPSIVERSYQTEAIRRITETFDEKKGRKALLVMATGTGKTRTAIALVDLLMKANWVKRVLFLADRNALLTQAFRAFKTHLPTVTPINLTKDKAVESANVVLSTYPTMLNCINRNNGRTDETERFFSPGHFDLVVVDEAHRSIYKKYRALFEYFDALLVGLTATPRAEVHRDTYRIFDLEPGVPSFAYELDDAVKDGYLVPSRGVDVPFKFLRTGVRYADLSPQEQEEYEEKFRDEDTGAIPDQVNAAALNQWLFNISTVDQALELLMQRGLKVDGGDRLGKTIIFARNHNHAEFIVQRFDANYPHYKGKFAQVIDSHNTYAQNLLDDFSEAHKEPTIAVSVDMLDTGVDVPEVVNLVFFKPVYSQVKFNQMIGRGTRLCPDLFGLGDNKQEFLVFDLCGNFDFFNQQIPEASQKLPETLTTRLVKARLELTQLNNEGATHDLEQAELRNTLLDDLHQHVATMERSNFLVRRHLQTVEEFSNRERWNQLNEDDVEAISVSLALLPNGLLTENRLAKEFDLLCFKLQLSILKRTNDFVSLRDKVRDLLSQLEEKDIPMVRDQLSLIQEVQAEDWWMDVTPWMIDYVRIHLRNLIKFIDRQAQCIVYTDFEDELGEVQEVDVPAHNTGFSPYQYRKKVEAYIRNHEDHIAIAKLKRNAPLTQTDLESLEKMLFGAEEIGSREQFEQVFGKDLHLKLFIRKLVGLDRNAAKIAFAQYLEGGNFSANQIRFVETIIDHLTQNGVMDPGLLYEPPFTDLHHKGLDGVFEDDDANQIVLLVDSFNETVGVFGAA
- a CDS encoding Uma2 family endonuclease, with the protein product MIASPQQPYLTPDRYLQMEDVSNVKHEYIDGQVYAMAGASDPHVTIALNLASDLRTHLRGSGCRVYISDMKARIESLNRFYYPDVMVTCDPNDQGTSTYKRFPALIVEVLSDSTEAFDRGDKFVDYQEIESLREYVLISTKRQRVECFRRNEQGLWVLQSYRPEQTSFRLESISFEGKLEGLYEDVTLG